A genomic region of Barnesiella viscericola DSM 18177 contains the following coding sequences:
- a CDS encoding PSP1 domain-containing protein yields the protein MDNTKDNHTTNPSEKPQLTSETCRRRGAKLEVYDWLADIPESHDDTDLVEVRFKNTRKGYYRNTTHIRLVPGDLVAVEASPGHDIGEVTLTGRLVLLQMKKNNVKIDNPDLKRVYRKAKPNDLEKFEEAKAKEHDTMIRARKIAEDLHLDMKIGDVEYQGDGNKAIFYYIADERVDFRQLIKVLAEVFRVRIEMKQIGARQEAGRIGGLGPCGRQLCCSGWMTNFVSVATSAARYQDIALNPQKLAGQCAKLKCCLNYEADAYVEAQKRLPSREIPLETKLNTYYHFKTDIFKREMSYSTDKSIAANVVTVSAERVFEVIALNKKGIKPDTLESEAGARAPERREFEDVVGQDSLTRFDKAKKSKKKGNSGRRQQQGGEPRNKSGNNNGNRGQNNKPPRNGKKGGGDKEANAQQPRKGGGENQAPKSAPKPVAPKPAAPEKKE from the coding sequence ATGGACAATACAAAAGATAATCATACGACAAATCCGTCGGAAAAGCCGCAGCTCACATCAGAGACCTGCCGCCGCAGGGGGGCGAAGCTCGAAGTGTATGACTGGCTGGCCGACATTCCCGAGTCGCACGACGATACCGACCTGGTTGAGGTGCGCTTCAAGAACACCCGCAAGGGCTATTACCGCAACACCACTCATATCCGGCTTGTTCCCGGCGACCTGGTGGCTGTCGAGGCATCGCCGGGGCATGACATCGGCGAGGTGACCCTTACCGGCCGTCTGGTCCTGTTGCAGATGAAGAAGAACAATGTGAAAATCGATAACCCCGACTTGAAACGGGTCTATCGCAAGGCCAAACCCAACGACCTTGAAAAGTTTGAAGAGGCCAAGGCCAAGGAGCACGACACCATGATTCGCGCCCGCAAGATTGCCGAGGACCTGCATCTCGACATGAAGATTGGCGACGTCGAGTATCAGGGCGACGGCAACAAGGCCATCTTCTACTATATCGCCGACGAGCGGGTCGATTTCCGTCAGCTCATCAAGGTGCTGGCCGAGGTGTTCAGGGTGCGCATCGAGATGAAGCAAATCGGTGCCCGGCAGGAGGCCGGACGCATCGGCGGGCTGGGCCCCTGTGGTCGTCAGCTGTGCTGCTCGGGCTGGATGACCAATTTCGTGTCGGTAGCTACCAGTGCCGCTCGCTATCAGGACATCGCCCTCAATCCGCAGAAACTGGCCGGGCAGTGCGCCAAGTTGAAGTGCTGCCTCAACTACGAGGCCGACGCCTACGTCGAGGCCCAGAAGCGGCTCCCTTCGCGCGAAATTCCGCTCGAGACCAAGCTCAATACCTATTATCATTTCAAGACCGATATTTTCAAGCGCGAGATGTCCTACTCGACCGACAAGTCGATTGCCGCCAATGTGGTGACCGTGAGTGCCGAGCGGGTGTTTGAAGTCATTGCGCTGAACAAGAAAGGCATAAAACCCGACACCCTCGAATCGGAGGCCGGGGCCCGCGCTCCCGAGCGCCGTGAGTTTGAAGATGTGGTAGGGCAGGACAGCCTCACCCGCTTCGACAAGGCCAAGAAGAGCAAGAAGAAGGGCAACAGCGGCCGTCGTCAGCAGCAGGGTGGTGAACCCCGCAACAAGTCGGGCAACAACAACGGAAACCGGGGGCAGAACAACAAGCCGCCCCGTAACGGTAAGAAA
- a CDS encoding GDSL-type esterase/lipase family protein produces MKLRGFIVLFLCGVACVPGLLHAQLTGDTVSVPAFLNKEKNVIEFNGADWSPLFAEMDSLQSSTDSVPRIVSMVHIGDSHVQAGFLTEAVRLPLQRRFGDAGRGLVVPLKLARTNEPHDYSVVADGAWNFARCVGRKYNAYTPGIGGIAIVPRSNRIDLTFSTLSKTDDCEGFRKVRLFHEPTDSFPAIISEPYRVTGEARNAFLTCYSWNDPVCSIHFSGQIAPGEERLAIYGASLETGESGILYHTIGNNGAFYRTYAAIPRFAEQVAALTPRLIIVSLGTNESFSTALTRDELYKQIDAVVAPLRASCPQAVVLLTTSAECARRRTRWVKRRRRVYYSPNSRVDLVRETIKAYAADHRLACWDWYEVAGGKGSSTAWRKAGLMAYDRTHCTETGYRIQGEMLYRALMNMYQDYVDNGVAQ; encoded by the coding sequence ATGAAATTACGTGGATTCATAGTATTGTTTCTTTGCGGCGTTGCCTGTGTGCCGGGTCTCCTTCACGCGCAGCTGACGGGCGATACCGTGTCGGTGCCTGCCTTCCTGAACAAGGAGAAGAACGTGATTGAATTCAATGGGGCCGACTGGTCGCCGCTCTTTGCCGAGATGGATTCGCTGCAAAGTAGTACAGACTCGGTTCCCCGCATCGTCTCGATGGTCCACATTGGCGACTCGCACGTGCAGGCCGGCTTCCTCACCGAGGCTGTCAGGCTGCCGCTGCAACGCCGCTTCGGCGATGCCGGTCGGGGATTGGTGGTGCCGTTGAAACTGGCCCGGACCAACGAGCCGCACGACTACTCGGTGGTGGCCGACGGTGCCTGGAACTTTGCCCGTTGTGTGGGCCGCAAGTACAATGCTTATACCCCGGGAATCGGTGGAATAGCCATCGTACCCCGCAGCAACCGCATCGACCTCACCTTTTCGACACTCAGCAAGACCGACGATTGCGAGGGGTTCCGCAAGGTGCGACTTTTCCACGAGCCTACCGATTCGTTCCCGGCCATCATTTCCGAACCCTATCGGGTCACGGGCGAGGCACGAAACGCGTTTCTCACCTGCTATTCGTGGAATGACCCGGTGTGCAGCATTCACTTCTCGGGTCAGATTGCTCCCGGCGAGGAGCGGCTGGCCATCTACGGAGCCAGTCTCGAAACGGGCGAGAGCGGAATCCTTTACCATACCATCGGCAACAACGGAGCCTTTTACAGAACCTATGCCGCCATACCCCGTTTTGCCGAGCAGGTGGCGGCTTTGACTCCCCGGCTCATCATCGTTTCGCTCGGCACGAACGAATCGTTTTCAACGGCATTGACGCGTGATGAACTCTATAAACAGATTGATGCCGTGGTGGCTCCCCTGCGGGCGAGTTGTCCGCAGGCTGTCGTCCTGCTCACGACTTCGGCCGAGTGTGCCCGTCGCCGCACCCGCTGGGTGAAGAGGCGCCGCCGGGTCTACTATTCGCCCAACTCGCGGGTGGACTTGGTGCGGGAGACCATAAAGGCCTATGCGGCCGATCATCGGTTGGCCTGTTGGGACTGGTACGAGGTGGCCGGTGGAAAAGGCTCGTCGACGGCATGGCGCAAGGCGGGGCTCATGGCCTACGACCGCACGCACTGTACCGAGACCGGTTATCGCATACAGGGCGAAATGTTGTATCGCGCACTTATGAACATGTATCAAGATTATGTGGATAATGGAGTGGCTCAATAA
- a CDS encoding DUF4515 domain-containing protein — protein MIKTRKLEIFTPFLPLLQGNIYICIEFGEIMAGNPKDIMESLSAKFRAISDLCKTFENENGALKDRLAQREQEMQALQKRYDELEKRYRNLKLSKSITEQEGSSAAETKARFARLVREIDKCISLLNE, from the coding sequence GTGATAAAAACAAGAAAATTGGAAATATTCACCCCGTTTTTGCCGCTTTTACAGGGAAATATCTATATTTGTATAGAATTTGGTGAGATAATGGCCGGGAATCCGAAAGATATAATGGAATCGCTTAGCGCTAAGTTTCGTGCTATTAGCGATTTATGTAAAACTTTCGAGAACGAAAACGGCGCTCTCAAAGACCGTTTGGCGCAGCGCGAGCAAGAGATGCAGGCGTTGCAGAAAAGGTATGACGAGTTGGAGAAACGATACAGAAATCTGAAACTCTCGAAATCCATTACCGAACAAGAGGGGTCGAGTGCCGCCGAAACAAAAGCCAGATTTGCCAGATTGGTGCGGGAAATCGATAAATGCATCTCACTCTTGAATGAATAG
- the dinB gene encoding DNA polymerase IV, which produces MPQRKIIHIDMDAFYASVEQRDNPAYRGKPIAVGHSGPRGVVATASYEARPYGVHSALSSAQARRLCPQLIFVEPRHEVYKAVSMQIRQIFADYTDLIEPLSLDEAFLDVSHERSATLVAREIKRRILAETQLTASAGVSVNKMLAKIASDYRKPNGLFTIAPAQIEAFVASLPVERFFGIGEVTAQKMHALGILTGADLRQWDRASLMRQFGKAGGLYYGYARGIDDREVVPNRIRKSISAETTFVEDTDDRSRLATDLAEVCDEVWSRLQRHRFQGKTVVLKLKFDNFKQITRSKTLPKPVDSLSTLYRVAQELLTACDFGGRKIRLIGAGVGNSLEADCDGLQLRLPFDDLI; this is translated from the coding sequence ATGCCGCAACGCAAAATCATACATATCGACATGGACGCCTTCTACGCTTCGGTGGAGCAGCGCGACAACCCGGCCTACCGGGGCAAGCCGATTGCCGTGGGACACAGCGGCCCACGTGGGGTGGTGGCTACGGCCAGCTACGAGGCGCGCCCCTACGGGGTACACTCGGCTCTTTCGTCGGCCCAGGCGCGACGGCTCTGCCCCCAGCTCATCTTCGTGGAACCGCGGCACGAGGTGTACAAGGCGGTGTCGATGCAGATACGCCAAATCTTTGCCGACTATACCGACCTCATCGAACCGCTGTCGCTCGACGAGGCTTTTCTCGACGTGTCGCACGAGCGGTCGGCCACGCTGGTGGCCCGCGAAATCAAACGCCGCATTTTGGCCGAGACGCAGCTCACGGCCTCGGCCGGGGTGTCGGTCAACAAGATGCTGGCCAAGATTGCCTCGGACTATCGCAAGCCCAACGGTCTTTTCACCATCGCCCCGGCTCAAATCGAGGCCTTTGTCGCCTCGCTCCCTGTCGAACGGTTTTTCGGTATCGGCGAGGTGACGGCCCAGAAGATGCACGCCCTGGGTATCCTCACCGGGGCCGACCTGCGGCAATGGGACCGGGCCTCGCTCATGCGGCAGTTCGGCAAGGCGGGCGGTCTCTACTACGGCTACGCCCGCGGCATCGACGACCGCGAGGTGGTGCCCAACCGCATACGCAAGTCGATCAGCGCCGAGACGACGTTTGTCGAGGATACCGACGACCGTTCCCGCCTGGCGACCGACCTGGCCGAAGTGTGCGACGAGGTGTGGTCCCGGCTGCAACGCCATCGCTTCCAGGGAAAAACGGTGGTGCTGAAACTTAAATTCGACAATTTCAAACAGATTACCCGCTCCAAAACACTACCCAAGCCCGTCGACTCCCTGTCGACACTCTACCGGGTAGCCCAGGAGCTGTTGACCGCCTGCGACTTCGGCGGGCGCAAGATTCGTCTGATTGGTGCAGGGGTGGGCAATTCGCTCGAAGCGGACTGCGACGGGCTTCAACTGCGTCTCCCCTTCGACGACCTCATTTGA
- a CDS encoding SGNH/GDSL hydrolase family protein yields MKKKRSGGSSPKHKSGHVVALLVLAVVFLFLLTQLPVLEWGGFSTKPVDLFSDIRVDEQSLDLPGDAVWQDTESDSLFFSHEEATDSITVSTDSVTGDTLTPPRPAVSAPVRLDTTMVGGPPRRDGDVVLFEDFSPGEEGLSHLLAAMEQRLTLGRPVRIAFLGDSFIEADIFTQDVRSRLQSQYGGCGVGYVSMHSDFPGFRRSVVQSGSGWEVHSVLKPREADWSLMTLQQQYFVPLEGAAAQYRGTTRIERADSWTLSRFLFVARNDCSVSLKVGDGEWQTFTVTGSPEIQSLEVAGKTNRFQVRTGAIAGFTAIGVWLDDMQGIAIDNISTRGYSGLSLVSLPAARCAQMQAIVPYDAIVLQYGLNVMSPEILHYEAYARKMVAVVNHLKACYPNTDIILMGVGDRSRKMNGSFVTMPAVLALSHAQRLAAKNAGVVFWDTFAAMGGENGMVDYVAKKQANKDYTHINHKGGRRLAGEFVKSLEYCLNRHGE; encoded by the coding sequence GTGAAGAAAAAAAGATCGGGGGGCTCTTCCCCGAAACATAAAAGCGGCCACGTGGTGGCCCTGTTGGTATTGGCTGTGGTCTTTCTGTTCCTCCTCACGCAGTTGCCTGTGTTGGAGTGGGGCGGATTTTCGACCAAGCCGGTCGATTTGTTTTCAGATATTCGCGTCGACGAGCAGTCGCTCGACCTGCCTGGCGATGCCGTGTGGCAGGATACCGAGAGCGATTCGCTCTTCTTTTCACACGAGGAGGCAACCGATTCGATAACGGTCTCGACCGACTCGGTGACGGGTGACACTCTCACGCCACCCCGACCCGCGGTTTCGGCTCCGGTTCGGCTCGACACGACGATGGTCGGTGGTCCTCCCCGTCGAGACGGCGATGTGGTGCTGTTTGAGGATTTCTCTCCCGGGGAGGAGGGCCTCTCTCATCTGCTTGCCGCCATGGAGCAACGCCTCACGCTGGGACGTCCCGTTCGTATCGCTTTTCTGGGCGACTCGTTCATCGAAGCTGATATTTTCACCCAAGATGTGCGCAGCCGGTTGCAATCGCAGTATGGCGGTTGCGGTGTGGGCTATGTGTCGATGCACTCCGATTTTCCCGGCTTCCGCCGGTCGGTTGTCCAGTCGGGTAGCGGCTGGGAGGTGCACAGTGTGCTCAAACCCCGGGAGGCCGATTGGAGCCTCATGACTCTGCAACAACAATATTTCGTGCCGCTCGAAGGGGCTGCGGCCCAGTATCGGGGTACGACCCGCATCGAACGGGCCGACAGCTGGACCCTCTCGCGTTTCCTTTTTGTGGCTCGCAACGACTGTTCGGTCAGCCTCAAAGTGGGCGATGGCGAGTGGCAGACCTTTACCGTGACTGGTTCGCCCGAAATCCAGTCGCTCGAAGTGGCGGGCAAGACCAACCGCTTCCAGGTGAGGACCGGGGCGATAGCCGGCTTCACCGCCATCGGGGTATGGCTCGACGATATGCAGGGCATCGCCATCGACAACATCTCGACCCGCGGCTATTCGGGCCTTTCGCTGGTGTCGCTGCCCGCAGCCCGCTGTGCCCAGATGCAGGCCATTGTGCCCTACGATGCCATCGTGCTCCAATACGGGCTCAATGTCATGTCGCCCGAGATTCTCCACTACGAGGCCTATGCCCGCAAGATGGTGGCGGTCGTCAACCACTTGAAGGCCTGCTATCCGAATACCGATATTATTCTGATGGGGGTGGGCGACCGCAGCCGCAAGATGAACGGCTCGTTTGTCACCATGCCGGCGGTATTGGCTCTCTCGCATGCTCAGCGGTTGGCCGCCAAGAATGCGGGCGTGGTCTTTTGGGATACCTTTGCCGCCATGGGTGGGGAGAATGGTATGGTCGACTATGTGGCTAAGAAACAGGCCAACAAGGACTATACGCACATCAATCATAAAGGAGGCCGACGGCTGGCCGGCGAATTTGTCAAATCCCTGGAATATTGCTTAAACCGTCACGGCGAATGA
- a CDS encoding MBOAT family O-acyltransferase has product MWIMEWLNNRAADVVAFWQSIDWAKVASLFVYDGQNPLMFNTGLFLFLFVGFMWIYRLLAHREALRIGFVILFSLYFYYKSSGLCFLLLVLVALSDYSLGRLLGRLSRNGLRRLCVLASMVVNLGMLCYFKYTNLLLGTIADLSHQPFEPLDIVLPIGISFFTFRSLSYIIDLYRRQMLPVGSFRDYLFYLSFFPPLAAGPVVRARDFVPQIHRPLYITPALLGEGLFLILCGLIKKVVISDYISVNFVDRIFDNPMLYTGFENLMGVYGYTLQIYCDFSGYSDMAIGIALLMGYRFKINFDSPYKSGSITEFWRRWHISLSSWLRDYLYISMGGNRRGTVRTYLNLFITMVLGGLWHGASWLFVIWGAWHGLMLIIHKLYRRIFPVAKDYKAGIFRHFLNVLLTFHVVAAGWIFFRAPSLDVAWQILTQIFTNFCPEAIPAFVSGYAVIFVALVAGYLLHFAPHRWSQWLQRELSWSPLVIKAAIVALVLFFVLQVRSSELVPFIYSQF; this is encoded by the coding sequence ATGTGGATAATGGAGTGGCTCAATAATCGGGCGGCCGATGTGGTCGCCTTTTGGCAAAGTATCGACTGGGCAAAGGTAGCGTCGCTGTTTGTCTATGACGGGCAGAATCCCCTCATGTTCAACACCGGCCTGTTCCTCTTCCTTTTCGTCGGGTTTATGTGGATATACCGCCTGCTGGCGCATCGCGAGGCATTGCGCATCGGGTTTGTCATACTCTTCTCGCTCTATTTCTATTACAAGTCGAGCGGACTCTGTTTCCTGCTGCTGGTGCTGGTAGCTCTCTCGGACTATTCGCTGGGACGGCTGCTGGGCCGACTGTCGCGCAACGGGTTGCGGCGGCTCTGTGTGCTGGCGAGTATGGTGGTGAACCTGGGCATGCTCTGCTATTTCAAGTACACCAACCTCCTGTTGGGGACAATCGCCGACCTGTCGCACCAGCCCTTCGAGCCGCTCGACATCGTGTTGCCCATCGGCATCTCGTTCTTCACCTTCCGCTCGTTGAGCTACATCATCGACCTCTATCGCCGGCAGATGCTCCCTGTGGGCAGTTTCCGCGATTACCTCTTTTACCTCTCGTTCTTCCCGCCGTTGGCCGCCGGTCCCGTGGTGCGGGCCCGCGATTTTGTGCCGCAGATACATCGACCGCTCTACATCACTCCCGCCTTGTTGGGCGAGGGGCTTTTCCTGATTCTGTGCGGGTTGATCAAGAAGGTGGTTATCTCCGACTACATTAGCGTCAACTTTGTCGACCGCATCTTCGACAACCCCATGCTTTACACCGGGTTTGAAAACCTGATGGGCGTCTACGGCTATACGTTGCAAATCTATTGCGACTTCTCGGGCTACTCCGATATGGCCATCGGTATCGCCCTGCTCATGGGCTATCGTTTCAAAATCAATTTCGACTCGCCCTACAAGTCGGGCTCCATCACCGAGTTCTGGCGGCGGTGGCACATCTCGCTGTCGAGCTGGTTGCGCGACTACCTCTACATCTCGATGGGGGGTAATCGCCGGGGCACCGTGCGCACCTATCTGAATCTCTTCATTACCATGGTGCTGGGCGGGTTGTGGCACGGCGCCTCGTGGCTCTTTGTCATCTGGGGCGCCTGGCACGGACTCATGCTCATCATTCACAAGCTCTACCGACGCATCTTCCCCGTGGCCAAGGACTACAAGGCCGGTATCTTCCGTCACTTCCTCAATGTGCTGCTCACCTTCCATGTGGTCGCCGCCGGGTGGATATTCTTCCGCGCCCCCTCGCTTGATGTAGCCTGGCAGATACTGACCCAGATATTCACCAATTTCTGTCCCGAGGCCATACCCGCCTTCGTTTCGGGATATGCCGTTATCTTTGTCGCCCTCGTGGCCGGTTATCTGCTCCACTTTGCACCGCACCGTTGGTCGCAGTGGCTGCAACGCGAGCTCTCGTGGTCGCCGCTGGTCATCAAGGCCGCTATCGTGGCCCTGGTACTCTTCTTTGTGTTGCAGGTGCGTTCGAGCGAGCTGGTGCCCTTCATCTACTCCCAGTTCTGA
- a CDS encoding cell division protein ZapA — MNDDKLKITLRIADLKHPLALRVDYGADEKYWRDAADLFNKRWAFYRDKYRDGLMDSESVMAMVAVEIARLYCEMVQDRKTLLADLKKLEVEAENILNEHTVKE, encoded by the coding sequence ATGAACGATGATAAATTAAAGATAACTCTGAGAATTGCCGACCTGAAACACCCGTTGGCCTTGCGGGTCGATTACGGAGCGGACGAAAAATATTGGAGAGACGCCGCCGACTTGTTCAACAAACGTTGGGCTTTTTACCGGGACAAGTATAGAGACGGACTGATGGACTCGGAATCGGTGATGGCGATGGTAGCGGTAGAGATTGCCCGATTGTACTGCGAGATGGTGCAAGACCGCAAAACGCTGTTGGCCGACTTGAAGAAACTCGAAGTCGAGGCGGAGAATATACTGAACGAACATACCGTGAAAGAATAG
- the rny gene encoding ribonuclease Y yields the protein MNYILLISAIVGGLVVGGLVVFLVNRYLLAARSKTILEEAEKEAEVIKKNKLLEVKEKFIHMKAEMEKQANARNSKLQSAEAKLKQREMQLSQQQQELQRKKSETEAVRANLDSQLELVEKKKQELEKLHKSEVERLEHLSGLSAEEAKERLVESLKEEAKTQAASYINDIMDDAKMTANKEAKRIVIQSIQRVATETAIENSVTVFHIESDEIKGRIIGREGRNIRALEAATGVEIIVDDTPEAIVLSAFDPVRREIARLALHQLVTDGRIHPARIEEVVAKVRKQIEEEIVETGKRTAIDLGIHGLHPELIRLVGKMKYRSSYGQNLLQHSRETANLCAVMASELGLNPKKARRAGLLHDIGKVPDEEPELPHALLGMKLAEKYKEKPDICNAIGAHHDETEMTSLLAPIVQVCDAISGARPGARREIVEAYIKRLNDLEQLALSYPGVLKTYAIQAGRELRVIVGADKIDDAETENLSTEIAKRIQDEMTYPGQVKITVIRETRAVSFAK from the coding sequence ATGAATTACATACTATTAATCTCTGCAATCGTTGGCGGCCTGGTGGTAGGCGGTCTCGTTGTATTTCTGGTGAATCGCTACCTGCTGGCGGCTCGCTCCAAGACCATTCTCGAAGAGGCCGAAAAAGAGGCCGAGGTCATCAAAAAGAACAAACTGCTCGAAGTCAAGGAGAAGTTTATCCACATGAAGGCCGAGATGGAGAAACAGGCCAATGCCCGCAACTCCAAGTTGCAATCGGCCGAGGCTAAACTCAAACAGCGCGAAATGCAACTCTCCCAGCAACAACAGGAACTGCAACGGAAGAAGAGCGAGACCGAGGCCGTGCGGGCCAATCTCGACAGCCAGCTCGAACTGGTAGAGAAGAAGAAACAGGAGCTGGAAAAACTCCATAAATCGGAAGTCGAGCGGTTGGAACACCTCTCGGGTCTCTCGGCCGAGGAGGCCAAGGAGCGGCTCGTCGAGTCGCTGAAAGAGGAGGCCAAGACGCAAGCCGCCTCGTATATCAACGACATCATGGACGATGCCAAGATGACCGCCAACAAAGAGGCCAAGCGCATTGTCATACAAAGTATCCAACGGGTGGCTACCGAGACCGCCATCGAAAACTCGGTTACGGTATTCCACATCGAATCGGACGAAATCAAGGGCCGCATCATCGGTCGCGAAGGCCGCAACATTCGGGCCCTCGAAGCCGCTACCGGCGTAGAGATTATCGTTGACGATACCCCCGAAGCCATCGTGCTCTCGGCCTTCGACCCCGTGCGCCGCGAAATTGCCCGTCTGGCCCTGCACCAGCTGGTAACCGACGGCCGTATCCACCCCGCCCGCATCGAGGAGGTGGTAGCCAAGGTGCGCAAACAGATCGAGGAGGAGATTGTCGAGACCGGTAAACGCACCGCCATTGACCTGGGTATCCACGGTCTGCACCCCGAACTCATTCGCCTGGTAGGTAAGATGAAATACCGTTCGTCCTACGGACAGAACCTGCTGCAACACTCGCGCGAGACGGCCAACCTCTGTGCCGTCATGGCCTCGGAGCTGGGCCTGAATCCCAAGAAAGCCCGTCGCGCCGGTCTGCTGCACGATATAGGCAAGGTGCCCGACGAGGAGCCCGAATTGCCGCACGCTCTGCTGGGTATGAAACTGGCCGAGAAATACAAGGAGAAACCCGATATCTGCAACGCCATCGGCGCTCACCACGACGAGACCGAGATGACCAGCCTGCTGGCCCCCATCGTACAAGTGTGCGATGCCATCTCGGGAGCCCGTCCCGGAGCCCGTCGCGAAATCGTCGAGGCCTACATCAAACGGTTGAACGACCTCGAACAGCTGGCACTCTCCTATCCCGGCGTATTGAAGACCTATGCCATACAGGCCGGTCGTGAGCTGCGCGTGATTGTGGGTGCCGACAAGATCGACGATGCCGAAACCGAAAATCTGTCGACCGAAATCGCTAAACGCATTCAGGACGAGATGACCTATCCCGGACAGGTGAAGATTACCGTCATTCGCGAAACACGTGCCGTAAGTTTCGCCAAATAA
- the cls gene encoding cardiolipin synthase, giving the protein MPVLALMPLTDWVYIAVYTIYAITILGAIVIVITDNRNPVKSLAWVIVLLFLPVVGLVFYIFFGQNFKAKHMVSRRIKRKLRKRDYHSIVNIDTLSLSEESKQEIKLCHSLCSMPYYSGNRIKIFTTGREKFDQYLQDLENAREYIHIQYYIFEDDHLGARVKEVLLRCAARGVQIRVLYDDVGCWSVKKRFFKEMQEAGIAVRPFLEISFPQLASRINYRNHRKITVIDGRIGYIGGMNIADRYVEGLKWGTWRDTHLRIEGPAVQGLQLLFAVDWSFECKEVLSAPQFFPLLEDRGNSGIQLAPGGPIGEWSNIAMLFLKAITNAKKSVYIQTPYFLPTDSLSKALQTAALAKVDVRVMIPERSDSQILRYASFSYIAEMLKAGVKVYFYQPGLLHAKTIIIDDELSSVGSTNFDFRSFEHNFEANAFIYDREVNSEMKRIFIEDQQHCRRIILHYWRHRPLLQRVIESLMRLMSPIL; this is encoded by the coding sequence ATGCCTGTACTTGCCCTCATGCCCCTGACCGATTGGGTCTATATCGCTGTCTATACGATATATGCCATCACCATACTGGGTGCGATTGTGATTGTCATCACCGACAATCGCAACCCGGTAAAGAGCTTGGCGTGGGTAATCGTTTTGCTCTTTCTGCCTGTGGTGGGACTGGTTTTCTACATTTTCTTCGGGCAGAATTTCAAAGCCAAACACATGGTGTCGCGACGCATCAAACGCAAGTTGCGCAAGCGCGACTACCACTCGATTGTCAATATCGACACCCTGTCGCTGAGCGAAGAGAGCAAACAGGAGATCAAGTTGTGCCACAGCCTGTGCAGCATGCCCTACTACTCGGGCAACCGGATAAAGATTTTCACCACCGGCCGGGAGAAGTTCGACCAATATCTGCAAGACTTGGAGAATGCCCGCGAATACATTCACATACAATACTACATCTTTGAAGACGACCACCTGGGAGCCCGGGTGAAGGAGGTGCTGTTGCGATGTGCGGCCCGCGGGGTACAGATACGGGTACTCTATGACGACGTGGGGTGCTGGTCGGTCAAGAAAAGGTTTTTCAAGGAGATGCAGGAGGCCGGAATCGCCGTGCGCCCCTTCCTCGAAATCTCCTTCCCGCAGCTGGCCAGCCGCATCAACTACCGCAACCACCGCAAGATTACGGTTATCGACGGACGCATCGGGTACATCGGTGGCATGAACATTGCCGACCGCTACGTCGAGGGGCTCAAATGGGGCACATGGCGCGACACCCATCTGCGCATCGAGGGGCCTGCGGTGCAGGGACTTCAACTGCTCTTCGCCGTCGATTGGAGCTTCGAGTGCAAGGAGGTCCTGTCTGCCCCGCAATTTTTCCCGCTCCTGGAAGACCGGGGGAACAGCGGCATACAGCTTGCCCCCGGCGGACCCATAGGCGAATGGTCGAACATCGCCATGCTCTTCCTGAAAGCCATCACCAACGCCAAGAAATCGGTCTACATACAGACGCCCTATTTCCTGCCCACCGACAGCCTGTCCAAGGCGTTGCAGACAGCCGCCCTTGCCAAAGTCGACGTGCGGGTGATGATACCCGAGCGCTCCGACTCGCAGATTCTGCGCTACGCCTCATTCTCCTACATTGCCGAGATGCTGAAAGCCGGGGTGAAGGTCTACTTCTACCAGCCGGGACTGCTCCACGCCAAGACCATCATCATCGACGACGAACTGAGTTCGGTGGGCTCGACCAATTTCGACTTCCGCAGCTTCGAGCACAACTTCGAGGCCAACGCCTTTATCTACGACCGCGAGGTGAACAGCGAGATGAAGCGCATCTTTATCGAAGACCAACAGCACTGCCGCCGCATCATTCTGCACTACTGGCGGCACCGCCCGTTGCTGCAACGGGTCATCGAGTCGCTCATGCGGCTGATGAGCCCCATACTATAA